A single genomic interval of Takifugu flavidus isolate HTHZ2018 chromosome 19, ASM371156v2, whole genome shotgun sequence harbors:
- the LOC130515802 gene encoding cytosolic 5'-nucleotidase 1A-like: MSDIQPNDALSEDSADEQDWEAAKAFFDNLKTQKPRPPKPRYAVTIAVSSRTLFNMVHERKIYEEEGVEKYVAYQLEHENEPLKPGAAFPFVKALMNVNTRLREFYPESEELFDIVLMTNNHAQVGVRLINSINHYDLTIERFCMTGGKSPIGYLKAYMTNLYLSKDSQKVTEAIEEGIAAATMFMPETENELSDTQLRVAFDGDAVLFSDESEVIVKQHGLDTFFEHEKEFENKPLAQGPLKCFLEALGKLQRKFYIKNERINCPIRTFLVTSRSAASSGARVLKTLRSWGLEIDEALFLAGAPKGPLLQKIKPHIFFDDQMFHIEGAKELGTISAHVPYGIGQKYHRGKLIEQPAKTEKK; the protein is encoded by the exons ATGAGCGACATCCAACCAAACGACGCGCTATCCGAAGACAGCGCTGACGAGCAAGACTGGGAGGCGGCCAAAGCTTTTTTCGacaacctgaaaacacaaaaaccgCGACCC CCCAAACCCCGTTATGCCGTCACCATCGCCGTCTCGTCGCGCACCCTCTTCAACATGGTGCATGAGAGGAAGATCTATGAGGAAGAGGGGGTGGAGAAGTACGTGGCCTATCAGCTGGAGCATGAAAACGAACCCCTAAAACCAGGGGCCGCTTTCCCTTTCGTCAAG GCGCTGATGAACGTCAACACTCGGCTGCGGGAGTTCTACCCAGAGAGCGAGGAGCTGTTTGACATCGTCCTGATGACCAACAATCACGCCCAGGTGGGAGTGCGCCTCATAAACAGCATCAATCACTACG ATTTGACCATAGAGAGATTTTGTATGACTGGAGGGAAAAGTCCCATAGGTTACCTAAAGGCCTACATGACAAACCTGTACCTGTCCAAAGATTCCCAGAAAGTGACAGAGGCCATCGAGGAAG GCATCGCCGCAGCCACGATGTTCATGCCTGAAACGGAGAACGAGCTGAGCGACACGCAGCTGCGCGTGGCCTTCGACGGCGACGCCGTTCTCTTCTCCGACGAGTCAGAGGTCATTGTGAAGCAGCACGGCCTGGACACGTTCTTCGAACACGAGAAGGAGTTTGAGAACAAACCCCTGGCTCAG GGCCCTTTAAAGTGTTTCTTGGAGGCTCTGGGGAAACTCCAGAGAAAGTTCTACATCAAAAACGAGCGCATCAACTGTCCCATCCGAACCTTCCTGGTCACGTCCCGCAGCGCCGCCAGTTCCGGCGCTCGCGTCCTGAAGACCCTGCGCAGCTGGGGCCTGGAGATCGACGAGGCGCTTTTCCTGGCCGGGGCTCCGAAGGGGCCTCTGCTGCAGAAGATCAAACCTCACATCTTCTTTGATGATCAGATGTTCCACATCGAGGGGGCCAAAGAGCTGGGAACCATATCTGCTCACGTGCCCTATGGCATCGGACAGAAGTACCATAGGGGGAAACTAATAGAGCAGCcggcaaaaacagaaaaaaagtag
- the LOC130515801 gene encoding LOW QUALITY PROTEIN: synaptotagmin-14-like (The sequence of the model RefSeq protein was modified relative to this genomic sequence to represent the inferred CDS: inserted 1 base in 1 codon) translates to MAFFKSFQNNLPSVNISSILDSVSSRVDDLANAVSDVTYAVSDQLTEQVTTIISKVQDEEEGEHSGAQESVCTATAQEGKSSNKSVWQKSGPRXEDGAQADHTPSQLEWEWRDGCWRVKKTEAELAEEERRKKEEMELQEKREQRRKERRQKQLDKEAMSQKTKEESQEGQPEDPAGEDDQERETTDGRDDRDRREASQPPGVESDNRLCQERTENEEEEKAEEEVKKKHPGGGNHDKEISKSKKKKSEKKKEKERKKGSKKSDESSDVEKKKGKGKKKSKKKKDIREGLVSESEEDKGPEAAVQQDMASAWSSKESAEQGGYSSEASSEHASSIRTIRKGPSLNESQPPPYRDDGVALRASRSRSGGGVKRGSSPRGSDSPRCSSGASVDQDAESYLNKGCEEDIPSDSTAVVGPEDGSGLQLPTAYEPEPLGKYGTLDVAFEYDSSEQYLAVTVTAATDIPALKQTGNIAWQVHLVLLPTKKQRAKTGVQKGPCPVFTETFKFSRVEQEALGDYAVRFRLYSIGRMKKEKVLGEKVFYLTKLNLQGKIALPVTLEPGSELAGCGSLVSVSRSAGALSYRSSEDTSLPEILLGLIYNSATGQLSAEVIKGSYFKTAVSDKPVNGLFCCVKHFVGGQLYIIRDTYVKLTMLDSKGKEMSKCKTAVCRGQPNPTYKETFVFQVALFQLSEVSLVLTVFCSRSSMRPRERLGWVSLGLNSSSEEQQAHWTEMKEAEGQQVCHWHTLTVT, encoded by the exons ATGGCCTTCTTCAAGAGCTTCCAGAACAACCTCCCGTCAGTCAACATTTCCTCAATCTTGGACTCGGTCTCCAGCCGGGTGGACGACCTCGCCAACGCCGTCAGTGACGTCACCTACGCTGTCAGTGATCAGCTCACCGAGCAGGTCACCACCATTATCAGCAAGGTgcaagatgaggaggaaggggagcacaGCGGCGCCCAGGAGTCCGTTTGCACCGCCACCGCTCAAGAAGGCAAGAGCAGCAATAAAAGCGTGTGGCAGAAATCGGGGCCGC CTGAAGACGGCGCCCAGGCAGACCACACCCCCAGTCAGCTGGAGTGGGAGTGGAGGGACGGATGCTGGCGAGTTAAGAAGACCGAAGCCGAGTTAGccgaggaggagagaaggaagaaggaagagatggagcttcaggagaagagagagcaaaggagaaaagaaaggaggCAGAAGCAGCTGGATAAAGAAGCCAtgtcacagaaaacaaaagaggaatcCCAAGAGGGACAACCAGAAGATCCAGCGGGTGAAGATgaccaggagagagagacgACCGATGGCAGGGACGACAGAGACCGCAGAGAAGCTTCTCAGCCACCTGGTGTTGAGAGTGACAACCGTTTATGTCAAGAGAGGACCgaaaatgaagaggaggagaaggcggaggaggaagtgaagaagaAGCATCCCGGGGGAGGAAACCATGACAAAGAGATTTctaaatctaaaaagaaaaagtcagaaaagaagaaggagaaagagaggaagaagggctCAAAGAAGTCAGACGAGTCATCTGATGTGGAGAAAAAGAAggggaaaggaaagaagaagagtaAGAAGAAGAAGGACATCAGAG AGGGACTCGTGTCGGAGAGTGAGGAGGACAAAGGTCCCGAGGCTGCGGTCCAGCAGGACATGGCATCAGCCTGGAGCAGCAAGGAGTCCGCTGAGCAGGGAGGCTACAGCAGTGAAGCGTCCAGCGAGCATG CCAGCAGCATCCGGACCATTAGAAAGGGCCCCTCCCTCAATGAGTCGCAGCCTCCCCCCTATCGGGACGATGGCGTCGCCCTGCGCGCTTCTCGTTCCCGCTCGGGGGGAGGCGTCAAGAGGGGGTCGTCCCCGCGTGGCAGCGACAGCCCGCGCTGCTCCAGCGGCGCCAGCGTGGACCAGGACGCGGAGAGCTACCTCAACAAAGGCTGCGAGGAGGACATCCCCAGCGACAGCACGGCCGTGGTGGGACCAGAG GATGGTTCCGGTCTTCAGCTTCCAACGGCCTACGAGCCGGAGCCGCTGGGGAAATACGGCACCCTGGACGTGGCCTTCGAGTACGACTCCAGCGAGCAGTATTTGGCCGTCACGGTCACGGCGGCCACGGACATCCCGGCTCTCAAACAGACGGGCAACATCGCCTGGCAGGTGCACCTGGTCCTGCTGCCCACTAAGAAGCAACGCGCCAAGACCGGCGTGCAGAAGGGCCCCTGTCCCGTCTTCACGGAAACGTTCAAGTTCTccagggtggagcaggaggcgCTGGGGGACTACGCCGTTCGATTCCGTCTGTACAGCATCGGGAGaatgaagaaagagaaggtCCTGGGTGAGAAGGTCTTCTACCTGACCAAGCTCAACCTGCAGGGCAAGATCGCGCTGCCCGTGACCCTGGAGCCGGGCTCAGAACTGGCA GGTTGCGGCTCACTGGTGAGCGTGTCTCGCAGTGCTGGAGCTCTGTCCTACCGCTCCTCGGAGGACACCTCATTACCAGAAATCCTCCTGGGTCTCATCTACAACTCCGCCACCGGGCAGCTGTCGGCCGAGGTCATCAAGGGAAGCTACTTCAAAACAGCGGTGTCGGATAAACCCGTCA ACGGCCTTTTCTGTTGTGTGAAACACTTTGTAGGAGGGCAGCTTTATATCATAAGAG ACACCTATGTGAAGCTGACAATGTTGGACTCCAAAGGCAAAGAGATGTCCAAGTGTAAGACGGCGGTGTGCCGCGGCCAGCCCAACCCCACCTACAAGGAGACGTTCGTGTTCCAGGTGGCGCTCTTCCAGCTCTCCGAGGTGTCGCTGGTACTGACGGTGTTCTGCTCCCGCAGCAGCATGAGGCCCAGGGAGAGGCTGGGCTGGGTCTCTCTGGGCCTCAACAGCTCCAGCGAGGAGCAGCAGGCCCactggacagagatgaaggagGCCGAGGGTCAGCAGGTCTGCCACTGGCACACGCTCACCGTCACGTAA
- the extl3 gene encoding exostosin-like 3: protein MQRSGGGLGASGQPWVLRRVRLTWLSFMLFFILVFFPLIAHYYLTTIDEAGGPEKRIFGPRPGGELCEAKHVQDLCRIRESVSEELLQLEAKRQELNGEITRLNLRIEACKRSIDSAKQDLLQLKNVISQTEHSYKELMAQNQPKLSLPVRLLPDKEDPGLPPPKSARSCRLRSCFDYARCPLTSGFPVYVYDTGSYTWGNYIDPLVRQAFAAAVKSNIYVTDNPNIACLYLVLVGELQESSSSAVPSPSELEKQLKALPYWRSDGHNHVLVHLTRRSMTQNFLYNVSTGRAAVAQSTFLEQQYREGFDLVVSPLVHALSEPNFLEIPPQVPVKRKYLFTFQGERVESLKSSLQEVPPQSFEEEIEGNPPADYDDRIIGTLKAVQDSHLDQVLVEFTCKNPQPSLPTEWALCGEREDRMEVLKVSTFALVISPGDGQLVASAGCGMRLFEAMEVGTIPVVLGDHSTLPYHQFIRWSEAAIIVPKPRVTELHFLLRSLSDNDMLAMRRQGRFLWETYFSTSENVLNTLLASIRTSIQVPAAAIKEEPAHEIPHKAGKLAGTDANLADNGDLDLGPVETEPPYASPRFLRNFTYTAADTYRAWNHAPGPFHLFPHTPLDPVLPSEAKFLGSGTGFRPIGGGTGGSGKEFQAALGGNVPREQFTVVMLTYEREEVLMNSLERLNGLPYLNKVVVVWNSPKPPSDDLLWPDIGLPIVVVRTEKNSLNNRFLPWDAVETEAILSIDDDAHLRHDEIMFGFRVWREARDRIVGFPGRYHAWDINHQSWLYNSNYSCELSMVLTGAAFFHKYYAYLYSYVMPQPIRDMVDEYINCEDIAMNFLVSHITRKPPIKVTSRWTFRCPGCPQALSHDDSHFHERHKCINFFVKVYGYMPLLYTQFRVDSVLFKTRLPHDKTKCFKFI, encoded by the exons ATGCAGCGTAGCGGTGGCGGGTTGGGAGCCAGCGGCCAGCCATGGGTGTTGCGGCGCGTGCGTCTGACGTGGCTCAGCTTCatgctcttcttcatcctggtctttttccccctcatcgCTCACTACTACCTCACCACCATAGACGAGGCCGGCGGACCCGAGAAGCGCATCTTTGGGCCGCGGCCCGGCGGCGAACTGTGCGAGGCCAAACACGTGCAGGATCTGTGCCGGATCCGAGAGTCGGTCagcgaggagctgctgcagctggaggccaAGAGGCAGGAGCTGAACGGCGAGATCACCCGCCTCAACCTTCGAATCGAGGCCTGCAAACGCAGCATCGATAGCGCCAAacaggatctgctgcagctgaagaacgTCATCAGCCAGACGGAGCATTCCTATAAAGAACTGATGGCCCAGAACCAGCCTAAACTCTCCCTGCCCGTCAGGCTGCTGCCAGACAAGGAGGACCCGGGACTGCCACCACCAAAGTCCGCGCGCTCGTGTCGACTGCGGTCCTGCTTCGACTACGCTCGATGTCCTCTCACGTCCGGGTTCCCCGTGTATGTGTATGATACAGGTTCCTATACGTGGGGCAACTATATCGACCCGTTGGTGAGGCAGGCCTTTGCTGCAGCAGTAAAGAGCAACATTTACGTCACCGACAACCCGAACATCGCCTGTCTGTATTTGGTTCTGGTCGGAGAACTGCAGGAGTCGTCCTCCTCGGCTGTGCCATCTCCTtcagagctggagaagcagttGAAAGCTCTCCCTTACTGGAGGTCCGACGGGCACAATCATGTGCTGGTGCACCTCACCAGAAGGTCCATGACGCAGAACTTCCTTTATAATGTGAGCACGGGACGGGCAGCAGTCGCTCAGTCCACTTTCCTGGAGCAGCAGTACCGCGAGGGCTTCGATctggtggtgtcccctctggtTCACGCACTCTCAGAACCAAACTTTTTGGAGATACCGCCCCAAGTTCCCGTAAAAAGGAAATACCTCTTCACCTTTCAAGGGGAGAGGGTGGAGTCACTGAAGAGCAGCTTACAGGAAGTTCCCCCTCAGTCCTTTGAAGAGGAAATTGAAGGAAACCCACCAGCAGACTATGATGATCGCATCATTGGTACCTTAAAGGCAGTGCAGGACAGCCATTTGGATCAGGTGCTGGTTGAGTTCACCTGTAAGAACCCTCAGCCAAGTTTACCAACTGAGTGGGCTCTTTGCGGAGAACGGGAGGACAGGATGGAGGTGCTCAAGGTTTCTACTTTTGCCCTGGTTATTTCTCCAGGTGACGGACAGCTGGTGGCCTCTGCGGGCTGTGGGATGAGGCTCTTTGAAGCCATGGAAGTAGGAACCATCCCAGTTGTGTTAGGGGATCACTCCACTCTGCCGTATCACCAGTTCATCCGATGGAGTGAAGCTGCTATTATAGTCCCCAAGCCCCGTGTCAcagagctccacttcctgttgcgcAGTCTGTCTGACAACGACATGCTAGCCATGAGACGGCAAGGCCGCTTCCTGTGGGAAACGTACTTCTCCACCTCGGAGAATGTTCTCAACACACTGTTGGCCAGTATCAGAACCAGCATCCAGGTTCCAGCTGCAGCCATCAAAGAGGAGCCGGCTCATGAGATCCCTCACAAAGCCGGGAAGCTGGCGGGCACAGACGCCAACCTGGCCGACAACGGGGACCTGGATCTGGGTCCTGTGGAGACGGAGCCCCCCTACGCCTCACCTCGCTTTCTCCGTAATTTCACCTACACCGCCGCAGACACGTACCGAGCGTGGAACCACGCCCCGGGCCCCTTTCATCTCTTTCCCCACACGCCTCTCGACCCCGTGTTGCCGTCAGAAGCCAAATTCCTTGGCTCGGGCACTGGCTTCAGGCCCATCGGCGGCGGCACTGGGGGCTCGGGGAAGGAGTTTCAGGCGGCCTTGGGAGGCAACGTGCCCCGAGAACAATTCACCGTGGTCATGCTGACGTACGAGCGGGAGGAGGTGCTGATGAACTCTCTGGAGCGGCTCAACGGGCTGCCGTACCTCAACAAGGTCGTGGTGGTGTGGAATTCTCCCAAGCCCCCCTCGGACGACCTGCTGTGGCCTGACATCGGCCTGCCCATCGTG GTTGTCCGCACGGAGAAAAACAGCCTGAACAACCGCTTCCTTCCCTGGGACGCCGTGGAAACCGAGGCCATCCTGTCAATCGACGACGACGCTCATCTCCGCCACGATGAGATCATGTTCGGATTCAG AGTGTGGCGGGAGGCCAGAGATCGTATCGTGGGTTTCCCTGGACGCTATCACGCGTGGGACATCAACCATCAGTCCTGGCTGTATAACTCCAACTACTCCTGCGAGCTGTCCATGGTTCTGACAGGAGCGGCTTTCTTCCACAAG tattaCGCCTACTTGTACTCGTACGTGATGCCGCAGCCCATCAGGGACATGGTGGATGAGTACATAAACTGTGAGGACATCGCTATGAACTTCCTGGTGTCTCACATCACGCGCAAGCCGCCCATCAAG GTAACATCTCGCTGGACTTTCCGCTGCCCTGGCTGCCCTCAGGCTCTCTCGCACGATGACTCGCACTTCCACGAGCGCCACAAGTGCATCAACTTCTTCGTGAAAGTGTACGGCTACATGCCGCTGCTGTACACGCAGTTCCGCGTGGACTCCGTGCTGTTCAAGACCCGCTTACCCCACGACAAGACCAAGTGCTTCAAATTCATCTAG
- the riox1 gene encoding ribosomal oxygenase 1 isoform X1, protein MERKHMSAFALYQTVSADLPPPSKKSFVQAPGKKKKKENSAKKVTALKSQLKPAKKKAQKKTQKHSLNNGTEEVNQTENGDSEDLTVMLADLATVDNSRERASKLFQWLISPIPAETFFRETWEKKPILVQRKNPDYYKGLFSTAEFDRILRGEDVQYGVNLDVTSYINGTRETHNPPGRALPYTVWGFYKSGCSLRLLNPQAFSATVWNVLSILQENFGSMAGANIYLTPPGTQGFAPHYDDIEAFVVQLEGKKHWRVYKPRVDDEILPVLSSPNFDEVEIGEPILEVVLEAGDLLYFPRGFIHQGDCLPDAHSLHITISSYQKNSWGDLLQRMLPAALEIAMEEDVEFRRGLPLDYLTYMGVQNSDLDDPRRPKFLSQIETLMKKLASYCPVDAAVDQKARDFLHDCLPPMLTTAEQASSVKGARTRWECDQVMDDSSDISTRTRIRLLRAGCARLCSDGEAVHLYYTTDNSRVYHQEELKSFEVNTEVDWRSCGNRYNGGFFCSSVLISGFFQLTDAVEFLIHSYPKFVTVGSLPCTSTAQRIALAEQLFEKGIIHTSEPL, encoded by the exons atggagagaaaacacaTGTCTGCATTTGCTTTGTACCAAACGGTTTCAGCagaccttcctcccccctcaaAGAAGAGTTTTGTACAG GCGCctgggaaaaagaagaaaaaggagaatagTGCCAAAAAGGTCACTGCACTTAAATCTCAGCTAaaacctgcaaagaaaaaagcgcaaaagaagacacagaaacacagtctgAACAATGGAACCGAAGAA GTAAATCAGACTGAGAATGGAGACAGTGAGGATCTAACGGTGATGCTTGCTGACCTTGCGACGGTTGACAACAGCAGGGAGAGAGCGAGCAAACTGTTCCAATGGCTCATCAGCCCTATTCCTGCCGAGACCTTCTTCAG GGAAACTTGGGAAAAGAAGCCCATTCTTGTGCAACGGAAGAATCCCGATTATTACAAAGGATTATTCTCCACAGCTGAGTTTGACCGGATTTTGAGAGGG GAGGATGTTCAGTATGGAGTTAACCTGGATGTCACAAGTTACATTAACGGCACTCGGGAGACTCATAATCCACCAGGGAGGGCTCTGCCGTACACTGTGTGGGGCTTTTATAAG AGCGGCTGCTCCCTCCGCCTGCTCAACCCCCAGGCTTTCTCGGCCACAGTGTGGAATGTTCTGTCCATCCTCCAAGAGAACTTTGGCAGCATGGCAGGAGCAAACAT atATCTGACACCACCGGGAACTCAAGGCTTTGCTCCACATTATGATGATATTGAAGCATTTGTGGTCCAGCTAGAGGGGAAGAAACACTGGAGAGTGTACAAGCCGAG AGTGGACGACGAAATCTTGCCTGTGCTTTCAAGTC CAAACTTTGATGAGGTGGAAATCGGGGAACCGATCCTGGAAGTGGTCCTAGAAGCTGGAGATCTCCTTTATTTCCCCCGAGGGTTCATCCACCAGGGCGACTGCCTCCCTGACGCTCACTCCCTGCACATCACCATCTCCTCCTACCAGAAGAACAGCTGGGGCGATCTGCTGCAGCGG ATGCTTCCTGCCGCCTTGGAAATAGCAATGGAAGAAGATGTGGAGTTCAGACGGGGTTTACCTCTCGACTACCTGACGTACATGGGTGTACAGAACTCTGATCTG GATGACCCAAGAAGGCCAAAATTCTTATCACAAATTGAGACTTTGATGAAGAAACTAGCATCCTACTGCCCAGTTGATGCTGCTGTGGATCAGAAAGCCAGAGACTTCCTCCACGACTGTCTTCCTCCCATGCTCACGACTG CTGAACAGGCGAGCAGTGTAAAAGGCGCACGAACCAGATGGGAGTGTGACCAAGTGATGGATGACAGTTCAGACATCAGTACCCGGACCCGCATCAGACTTCTGCGTGCTGGATGTGCCAG GCTCTGCAGCGATGGAGAAGCTGTTCACCTTTACTACACGACAGATAACTCCAGAGTTTACCACCAAGAGGAACTTAAGAGTTTTGAAGTAAACACAGAGGTAGATTGGAGGAGCTGTGGGAATAGATATAACGGGGGCTTCTTCTGTTCTTCC
- the riox1 gene encoding ribosomal oxygenase 1 isoform X2, translated as MERKHMSAFALYQTVSADLPPPSKKSFVQAPGKKKKKENSAKKVTALKSQLKPAKKKAQKKTQKHSLNNGTEEVNQTENGDSEDLTVMLADLATVDNSRERASKLFQWLISPIPAETFFRETWEKKPILVQRKNPDYYKGLFSTAEFDRILRGEDVQYGVNLDVTSYINGTRETHNPPGRALPYTVWGFYKSGCSLRLLNPQAFSATVWNVLSILQENFGSMAGANIYLTPPGTQGFAPHYDDIEAFVVQLEGKKHWRVYKPRVDDEILPVLSSPNFDEVEIGEPILEVVLEAGDLLYFPRGFIHQGDCLPDAHSLHITISSYQKNSWGDLLQRMLPAALEIAMEEDVEFRRGLPLDYLTYMGVQNSDLDDPRRPKFLSQIETLMKKLASYCPVDAAVDQKARDFLHDCLPPMLTTAEQASSVKGARTRWECDQVMDDSSDISTRTRIRLLRAGCARLCSDGEAVHLYYTTDNSRVYHQEELKSFEVNTELTDAVEFLIHSYPKFVTVGSLPCTSTAQRIALAEQLFEKGIIHTSEPL; from the exons atggagagaaaacacaTGTCTGCATTTGCTTTGTACCAAACGGTTTCAGCagaccttcctcccccctcaaAGAAGAGTTTTGTACAG GCGCctgggaaaaagaagaaaaaggagaatagTGCCAAAAAGGTCACTGCACTTAAATCTCAGCTAaaacctgcaaagaaaaaagcgcaaaagaagacacagaaacacagtctgAACAATGGAACCGAAGAA GTAAATCAGACTGAGAATGGAGACAGTGAGGATCTAACGGTGATGCTTGCTGACCTTGCGACGGTTGACAACAGCAGGGAGAGAGCGAGCAAACTGTTCCAATGGCTCATCAGCCCTATTCCTGCCGAGACCTTCTTCAG GGAAACTTGGGAAAAGAAGCCCATTCTTGTGCAACGGAAGAATCCCGATTATTACAAAGGATTATTCTCCACAGCTGAGTTTGACCGGATTTTGAGAGGG GAGGATGTTCAGTATGGAGTTAACCTGGATGTCACAAGTTACATTAACGGCACTCGGGAGACTCATAATCCACCAGGGAGGGCTCTGCCGTACACTGTGTGGGGCTTTTATAAG AGCGGCTGCTCCCTCCGCCTGCTCAACCCCCAGGCTTTCTCGGCCACAGTGTGGAATGTTCTGTCCATCCTCCAAGAGAACTTTGGCAGCATGGCAGGAGCAAACAT atATCTGACACCACCGGGAACTCAAGGCTTTGCTCCACATTATGATGATATTGAAGCATTTGTGGTCCAGCTAGAGGGGAAGAAACACTGGAGAGTGTACAAGCCGAG AGTGGACGACGAAATCTTGCCTGTGCTTTCAAGTC CAAACTTTGATGAGGTGGAAATCGGGGAACCGATCCTGGAAGTGGTCCTAGAAGCTGGAGATCTCCTTTATTTCCCCCGAGGGTTCATCCACCAGGGCGACTGCCTCCCTGACGCTCACTCCCTGCACATCACCATCTCCTCCTACCAGAAGAACAGCTGGGGCGATCTGCTGCAGCGG ATGCTTCCTGCCGCCTTGGAAATAGCAATGGAAGAAGATGTGGAGTTCAGACGGGGTTTACCTCTCGACTACCTGACGTACATGGGTGTACAGAACTCTGATCTG GATGACCCAAGAAGGCCAAAATTCTTATCACAAATTGAGACTTTGATGAAGAAACTAGCATCCTACTGCCCAGTTGATGCTGCTGTGGATCAGAAAGCCAGAGACTTCCTCCACGACTGTCTTCCTCCCATGCTCACGACTG CTGAACAGGCGAGCAGTGTAAAAGGCGCACGAACCAGATGGGAGTGTGACCAAGTGATGGATGACAGTTCAGACATCAGTACCCGGACCCGCATCAGACTTCTGCGTGCTGGATGTGCCAG GCTCTGCAGCGATGGAGAAGCTGTTCACCTTTACTACACGACAGATAACTCCAGAGTTTACCACCAAGAGGAACTTAAGAGTTTTGAAGTAAACACAGAG